AATTTAAAGAATTTAACACACCTCAAGGCCTACAATACTAATTAAAACTTAATGATGAGCAACTTAAACCAATGATAAAACAGAAGGAGAGCATTATTGGATTCAAATTAAGGATTTTTGAGTTTGCGTCAGAGAAGGACAAATATTTTCTAGGTAATTTTTCCAATATACAAGTATCAACAATTCAAAAAACATAGCAACATAGACATTTGTGACATTGTGACAAAATTAAACTTTCTGATTGACAAGTCAGGTCAATAATTTGTTTTCCAACACTGCTGTCGgcttggttttctttttctcagatcACTCCTTCTTACGCAGGTGAATGTATATGACGCCGCTGCACAGCAACAAAGGGACACACACCCAGGCCAGGATGAAGCAGTAGCCAAAGTGTCCAGAGGTCAGCTCTTTGGAGCTGGAGAGGATTTCCTTATTATGTAGTGTGTAGAtgagagctgcagagaaggCTGTCAGACCTGGGAGGAGGGTGGAGAAAAGGTTTTGAGTTGTCGTGTTGTGGAGATAGTGTTACCTATTTAATATAAACATTCAATCACCACAGGTATGTCAGAGTTGCCATAACAGAATGGGCATCAGAATCAGATGTGTACCTATCCCACAATATTAGACATATTTGCACCACTTCAACCAGAATTTAGATTTGGAGCCACAGCACATTATACCGTGTTTTGGTTATAATATGAATGATCATACTTTTATAAGTAGCCTATGTTAGGGATAGAAAACTGGCCCTGCAAGAaacaacactttattttaccCACACCAGACTCTGATACCAACAACGTCTTGTTCTTGAGAAATAAGAAGAGCAacattttctcttctgctgTTCCTGACATATAGAAAATCCTGTTTGTAAACTTTCACCAGATATAATTCAGTTGCCTCCGTCTTCAGTTTTTTAAGAGCGGGCCTCTGCCTTTCCAAATGTTCTCATCATAGCCACACATATCAGCAGCACATTGTCTCATTCCACTGTTACCTGCAAAGACTTGACACAGCCCGGTGAAATAGAAGAGTCCGCCCTTAGACATGGTGAACAGCTGACCCAGGAACACCAAGAAGGAGATAGAAGAGAAGACCACTGACAGAACCATGAGGACCTGCACTGCCTGGAGCCACTCTGAGAAAATGACAACATCACCATATCTTCAAAGAAAAGCTTAACTCTCAAATTTGACCTTTTCACAGAGGCCTGGAAAAAATGAAACTGCTGTTTACCAGATTCTTTGGAGGATGCACAAAGCCAGGTTCCCGTGAAGTTGTCGAACCTACAGTTGTACCACAGATCTGAGTTCTCCATGCCGTCCCACACCCACCAGGACTTAAACAAAGAGAGAGCAGACATGACCCACACGGCTGCATATGTCGCACTTATGACATCATAATAACAAGTGGCTAAGCTCGTGCCCGGAATGTGATGATTACCTTCTCCATGGTTGCTATGAACAGCATGGCCAGGGTGATGAGATGGAGCAGGGTCACAAACATCAGCAGATAAGCCATTTTCTGCttaga
This sequence is a window from Paralichthys olivaceus isolate ysfri-2021 chromosome 6, ASM2471397v2, whole genome shotgun sequence. Protein-coding genes within it:
- the emp3b gene encoding epithelial membrane protein 3b (MAM blood group), encoding MAYLLMFVTLLHLITLAMLFIATMEKSWWVWDGMENSDLWYNCRFDNFTGTWLCASSKESEWLQAVQVLMVLSVVFSSISFLVFLGQLFTMSKGGLFYFTGLCQVFAGLTAFSAALIYTLHNKEILSSSKELTSGHFGYCFILAWVCVPLLLCSGVIYIHLRKKE